Part of the uncultured Cohaesibacter sp. genome is shown below.
GAACGATTCGGATTCGCTCAGGCCCTCGATCCCGATGCGATCGATGCGGTAATGCTGGATGCCGCCACGGCCGTAAAGGCGGGTGATCTGGTGATTGATACCGGCGAAGTGCTGCAGGTCCCGGTTGGCGAAGCATTACTCGGGCGAGTGGTTGATCCGCTCGGTCGCCCCCTCGACGGCAAAGACCCCGCCAAGTGCGACACCTACCTGCCGGTGGAACGCCCAGCTCCGTCGATCATCGAACGCGATCTGGTCTCCGAACCCATCGAGACCGGCATTCTTGTCCTCGACAGCCTGTTTGCACTCGGTCGAGGCCAGCGCGAACTCATCGTCGGGGATCGCTCCACCGGCAAGACCTCTTTGGCCGTCGATACAATGATCAATCAGAAGCATAGCGACGTGATCTGCGTCTATGTCGCCATTGGTCAGCGTGCCACGGCCGTCGAACGAGTGATCTCGGCCATGCGAGAATATGGCAAACCCGAGCGCTGCATATTTGTCGTAAGTGCTGCTTCCACCGCGCCGGGGCTGCAGTGGCTTGCACCCTTCGCGGGCATGACCATGGCGGAATATTTCCGTGATCGAGGCGAGCATGTGCTGATCGTTTTCGATGATCTGACACGCCACGCAGCAACGCACCGGGAGCTATCCCTTCTGACACGGGAGCCGCCGGGCAGGGAGGCCTATCCGGGAGACATCTTCTATCTGCACGCACGTCTGCTCGAACGCGCCGCCAAACTGGCTCGGGAAAAGGGAGGCGGTTCGATCACGGCACTGCCAATTGCCGAGATTGAGGCGGACAATCTTTCTGCCTATATCCCGACGAACCTCATTTCCATCACCGACGGGCAGATCGTGCTGAACTCCCATCTCTTTGCCAACAATCAACGGCCTGCGGTCGATGTCGGGCTATCGGTCAGCCGTGTTGGCGGCAAGGCACAACTGGCTGCTCTTCGCGATGTCTCTGCCAAGATCCGCCTGCAATACGCACAGTTTCAGGAACTGGAGCTCTTTACCCGCTTCGGAGGCATTTCCAGTGATCATGTCCGCAGTCAGATAGCGCGTGGCGAACGGATCCGCGCCCTGCTAAACCAGCCCCGTTACAGTGGGTTGCGCACGGTCGATCAGGTTGCCCTTCTGGCGGGCCTCTCGGAAGGAATTCTGGATACCCTGCCTACGGATCGGGTTCCTCTGTTGCGCGAACGTCTTTCAACCTGGCTCGACGCCCATGCGGCCGAAGCAATCCGCGCCGTGAACACAACTGGCAGCCTGTCGGCAGAATCGCGCTCACTGTTTGTGTCAGCTGTTGCGTCTCTCATCCGAGACGTTCAGAGCGCAGCGCGCGTCACGGAGATGGACGATGGCTGAACGGTTTTCAGAGCTTCATGCCCGGATAGAAACGGTTCACAAGCTGTCTGCCGTAATTGCGGCCATGCGGGGAATAGCGGCATCGCGGGCACAACAGGCGCGACAGCATAGCGACAGCATTCGCGTTTTCGCAGATACCATCGGAGAAGCGATCGGACATGCTCTGGCCCTTCGTTCCGACGTTCCACAAACAGTGACTGTCTCCGACACAGCGTCGGTCCGCACGACAATTATCCTTATCGGTGCAGAGCAGGGATTCGCCGGCTCATTCAGCGAAAGGATCTTCGAAGCGGCTTCAGATCTGCTCTCTTTGCCTCATGAACTTCTGGTCGTCGGCGATCGCGGCATGCTTGTTGCCGAAGAGAGGAAACAACCCGTTGCCTGGTCCGCCCCCATGATTTCGCATCCGGCGCAGGCTACGACCCTTGCCAATCAAATCACGGAAGGCCTCTATGAGCAATTGGTTTCCGATCTGGCCTCCAAAGTCGTCGTTGTTCATGCAATGCCCGGAAATGCTGAGGCAGGTCATATTGTCCGCAAACAATTGGTCCCCTTCGACTACAGCCGTTTTTCCGTTCCGGATCATGCCATCGAACCGATGGTCTCACTGTCACCACGGGATCTTCTGAACGGTCTAGTTGAAGAGTATATTTTCTCCGAGCTTGTGGAAGCGGTGATGCTCTCATTTGCTGCTGAGAATGAAGCGCGGATGCGCGCCATGATGGCTGCGCATGACAATGTGAAGAAGTCTCTCAACGATCTGATTGCGCAGTCTTGCCGAATGCGACAAGAGGCAATTACAGATGAAATCATTGAAATCTCTATTGGTGGGCAGGGACAGTCTGCGAACCTGACACTTTGACAGCCGTTTCAGTCCCTTAGGCTCATCAACGAAGAGCCGGCTCCTGAAGACTTTGGCATGCGCCTGTGATGCGCTGTATCAATTTTCCAAACTCCGGTTCCTCAAGGTGGCAAACCGTAGTGACGTTCCGTCATTCCTGCTCTAGAAGCTTTCGCAGTTTTGCTGCCGGCACCCCCATGTTCGAACCGCCAAACTCTGGCAGGATGGCCGTATTGATCGCGACAACATGGCCCTTATAGTCAAGGACGGGGCCACCGCTTCCGCCGTGAGTGGTTTCAGCATCGTAGACGATGGATTCCGGAGCCACATGACCTACGATCCCGCGGCTCGCCAATGGCTGGATCTTTCCCAGCGAGGCAAGTCGAGCTGCTACGCTCCAGAAGCTGGGTTCACCTTCCTTTTCGAGGGATTTGATGAACTCTGCGCCAGCTTGCGCCAGAAGTGATCGAAGACCGGTCGGATACCCCATCAATATGACTTCATCACCTGCCTCAGGTTGCTCGTTGGCGATACTCAGCCCCATGATGCCTTCCGGCACTGACGATATTTGCAGGATCGCCAGATCTGCCTGATCGCTGATGCGATCTATGAGCGTATCATAGGCCACGTCAGAATTTGGAAGATAGACAACCATCTTCAGCATTTCCGGCGTGTAGCCACGGGCTACGAAGTTTTTCATCACTTCATTGTTTTCCCAGGGCTGAACCACATGACGGTTGGTGACAATGCTCTTTCCCCCTGTTAGCAAAAAGCCCGTCCCGGAAAACTGGAATTCAAAGGGATCTCCATTGCCATCGGGAGATAACATGGGTTGCCCAAATGCCGTTATGAGAGGTTTGCCTTCAGGCCCGGCAATATATCGGAGCAACTTGTTCGTTGTAGCCTGACGCAGACCATAGCCTCCCTGAATGAAGGCAACCGAACGGAGCGATCTGGCAATCACATGGACAGCAGCCCCGGAACGGCGTTCCAACTCGGCGAGACGCTCTGTATTTGTGGTGAGTTGCAGATTGAGTTCTTCACGAAGCAATCTCAGATCATCGCCTTTGAGAGAGGACTGCTGGGTTTGGGCGATGGTGGCGATCACCCCTTCAACACGCATGGTTTCTTCTGCCAGACGGACTTTCAGATACTGGCTGGACTGATACTGCAGATACCCAACACCAGCGAGAGCGAGAAGCGACAGGATGACG
Proteins encoded:
- a CDS encoding FoF1 ATP synthase subunit gamma encodes the protein MAERFSELHARIETVHKLSAVIAAMRGIAASRAQQARQHSDSIRVFADTIGEAIGHALALRSDVPQTVTVSDTASVRTTIILIGAEQGFAGSFSERIFEAASDLLSLPHELLVVGDRGMLVAEERKQPVAWSAPMISHPAQATTLANQITEGLYEQLVSDLASKVVVVHAMPGNAEAGHIVRKQLVPFDYSRFSVPDHAIEPMVSLSPRDLLNGLVEEYIFSELVEAVMLSFAAENEARMRAMMAAHDNVKKSLNDLIAQSCRMRQEAITDEIIEISIGGQGQSANLTL
- a CDS encoding trypsin-like peptidase domain-containing protein, which encodes MRATLEHLTGPMRGAVTFLIHDYMIATVNQDRNFQLSTEPMADETIALVGLSWSDGTYMLEAPEGQTIWVNGRKVQKAELRHGDMIEFGEKGPMSRYRLCSTNRSLFRWTIGDVIGDSLAYMRSSRKPVGSRASRAVLDVLRRCAIETTLLFRVSVILSLLALAGVGYLQYQSSQYLKVRLAEETMRVEGVIATIAQTQQSSLKGDDLRLLREELNLQLTTNTERLAELERRSGAAVHVIARSLRSVAFIQGGYGLRQATTNKLLRYIAGPEGKPLITAFGQPMLSPDGNGDPFEFQFSGTGFLLTGGKSIVTNRHVVQPWENNEVMKNFVARGYTPEMLKMVVYLPNSDVAYDTLIDRISDQADLAILQISSVPEGIMGLSIANEQPEAGDEVILMGYPTGLRSLLAQAGAEFIKSLEKEGEPSFWSVAARLASLGKIQPLASRGIVGHVAPESIVYDAETTHGGSGGPVLDYKGHVVAINTAILPEFGGSNMGVPAAKLRKLLEQE
- a CDS encoding F0F1 ATP synthase subunit alpha translates to MTDKPILPNWLAESRKKLAATTLAPDAEAIGSVMHVADGIARISGLPDVALGALLQFEEERFGFAQALDPDAIDAVMLDAATAVKAGDLVIDTGEVLQVPVGEALLGRVVDPLGRPLDGKDPAKCDTYLPVERPAPSIIERDLVSEPIETGILVLDSLFALGRGQRELIVGDRSTGKTSLAVDTMINQKHSDVICVYVAIGQRATAVERVISAMREYGKPERCIFVVSAASTAPGLQWLAPFAGMTMAEYFRDRGEHVLIVFDDLTRHAATHRELSLLTREPPGREAYPGDIFYLHARLLERAAKLAREKGGGSITALPIAEIEADNLSAYIPTNLISITDGQIVLNSHLFANNQRPAVDVGLSVSRVGGKAQLAALRDVSAKIRLQYAQFQELELFTRFGGISSDHVRSQIARGERIRALLNQPRYSGLRTVDQVALLAGLSEGILDTLPTDRVPLLRERLSTWLDAHAAEAIRAVNTTGSLSAESRSLFVSAVASLIRDVQSAARVTEMDDG